GAGGCGCCGTCTCCGGCGACGCTGATACGCATGCGCTGACCGGCGACCCACGTGTCCTGAAGCATGTCCATGATCTCTCGGGGCATTTCGGGGAGGACAACGATGCTGTGATCGTCGTGGATCTCGATGGCGCCGATGTATTTGCTGTCGAGACCGGCCTCATTGGCGATCGCGCCGACGATATTGCCCGGCTTCAGGCCGTGGTTGTGGCCCGCCTCGATGCGGTACCGCCGGGTGCCTTCGGCGACGGCCTCGTGGGAGCGATCACGCTTTTCCTTGCGCTTCTTCTCGAATTTCTCATCGCGGCCAGCGTCATGGGTCGTATCGCGGTCTCTACCGCGTTCCGGTTTGCCGGGTTGGGGCTCCCAGGTGCCCGCCGCGGCCTGGGGGCGATCCGTAAGCAGGAGGGGCTCGTCACCCTGGACGATTTTTGCCAAAGCGGCAGCGATCTCGATGGGGGGAATGTCGTGCTCCGCCACATATTGCTCGATGATGGTGGTGAACAGCTTCAGGTTGTTCTCCGTAAGCGTGTCGGTGATGCGCTTCTTGAACTGAGCGATGCGCCGGTCATTGATGGCGTCCGCCGAGGGCATCTCCATCAAGGTGATCTTCTGGCGTGTGGCCCGCTCGATGGCTGCGAGCATGCGGCGCTCACGGGGCGTCACAAAAAGGATGGCCTCTCCCGTGCGACCGGCGCGGCCAGTGCGGCCGATGCGGTGGATGTACGGCTCGGTATCCGTGGGGATGTCGTAATTGATGACGTGGCTGATGCGCGCCACGTCCAGGCCCCGGGCGGCCACGTCCGTGGCCACGAGGATGTCCAGCTCGCCATTGCGCAGGCGGTTGATGGTGCGTTCGCGCTGGGCCTGGGCCAGGTCGCCGTTGAGGGCGGAGGCCGCGTAGCCGCGCGCGTTTAGTTTTTCCACCAGCTCCACCGTGGCCGTTTTGGTGCGCACGAAGATGATGACCGCGTCGAAATCTTCCGATTCCATGATGCGGGTGAGGGCATCCAGCTTGTGGGTGTGGCTCACCATCCAATAGCGC
This genomic window from Candidatus Hydrogenedentota bacterium contains:
- a CDS encoding DEAD/DEAH box helicase, whose product is METTDVVRFSDLGLNNSVLKALDAVGYETPSPIQAATIPPLLAGRDVLGQAQTGTGKTAAFALPILNRIELAQTFPQALVLVPTRELAIQVAEAFQRYASHLTDLHVLPIYGGSDYGPQVRNLKRGVHIVVGTPGRVMDHMRRGTLNLENLTTLVLDEADEMLRMGFIDDVKWVLEQTPPDRQVALFSATMPREIQTIAERHMQNPEVIAMKVKTTTAETINQRYWMVSHTHKLDALTRIMESEDFDAVIIFVRTKTATVELVEKLNARGYAASALNGDLAQAQRERTINRLRNGELDILVATDVAARGLDVARISHVINYDIPTDTEPYIHRIGRTGRAGRTGEAILFVTPRERRMLAAIERATRQKITLMEMPSADAINDRRIAQFKKRITDTLTENNLKLFTTIIEQYVAEHDIPPIEIAAALAKIVQGDEPLLLTDRPQAAAGTWEPQPGKPERGRDRDTTHDAGRDEKFEKKRKEKRDRSHEAVAEGTRRYRIEAGHNHGLKPGNIVGAIANEAGLDSKYIGAIEIHDDHSIVVLPEMPREIMDMLQDTWVAGQRMRISVAGDGASPEHIDGDGGWFTKGKPRKSGKPFEKKDGKPFQKKDGKPFHKKDGKTFHKKDDKKGSSFGGPKRDKDKGKPKKKHRKGGE